One Oryza glaberrima chromosome 11, OglaRS2, whole genome shotgun sequence genomic region harbors:
- the LOC127755530 gene encoding uncharacterized protein LOC127755530, whose translation MNTCSVAAGPAAAWACSSVNTCARNSYPVELEPEPVKEREKGYVDLLVDASLLLVSNDFPPEVQRHGARMLQHLLKFRREELSSFDCSSLIHQDDTDSTNMSNKFDDIIHPRMRCNNGAVPCHQVKGCLLLAEYNILCEAFDVVTSCLRSEQYKGVLHYLLKPLNKIWVQSEWRSTFLHSAFGLTCLFSDHFLEMVYKVVKFCENDLRQSTLESIEMQFCDLHSLLRLMLPFLLQFLQCIHSLWRGQISGSLPDQLESAKSKMSDEDVQQNKTRKLLEEIRLSGYNIIGLSLSIQGAFSDLLDISSFSDAIFEDLGSMEFRHLSKLINLVFVPLVTYCPSKFWKKWMLNLLRPLLDHCENLLYYAWFSLMHHGRAKVPYYFGKLSGPTENIEKFEDTQLLEFTREVSHLLGVLSSPESNNGLLHYLLTHDCLGSSRMSLFGYWVDDEATTSAISFCLAMVRLAGSTDNERCKLFVADELLPSIIRRLDDQLPCAMRNLIFKFNSSTNDTVDKDLIVLCEEIYIYISSNLYPQSQDLMGGEKGNAYVENNFTCWLAKQKEDLRAKAFCSAPMEFNGEWNWEFEDEFQRYLPVYFNMLQEVDAMDDSAEGDCSGMNALLQKLNPQFRSKYAIYSSEHPYLREISRMQKRKFCSMNQVRHYKKMYDLLGKLITLKPYIKGSDRSYSVIERLEENLEIQSTFDAYEVDQSVGVLLCHVLYFWEPRFHPLIREEHKDLLLQIVGQLTNAKENKQFQPLTPDPGDFAPHLKPYARFYIQTKLKMSMYARAAMQIHLHEDYDNYLASGQLDSYIYSHVSEDFSDEDVENNAVPQKFSVLDHDLIHLSLKRRAQIVDMHNQVCTYSKCLRDLLENESLKDRLMSLMSELNAEGFFDIDSNSVNWDNECFSKLVEKFKNEVFTGHSLPRRYTIQGIIDYWAILQEKDNTWQTFEKVVTGTSTKLIAHLPQFWRDTRYYKHEYYDIVREPLKKIFV comes from the exons ATGAACACTTGTTCGGTCGCCGCTGGTCCCGCCGCGGCTTGGGCTTGTAGCAGTGTCAATACTTGCGCCAGGAATTCCTACCCTGTTGAATTGGAGCCGGAGCCG gtaaaagagagagagaaaggctaTGTCGACTTGTTGGTGGATGCATCTCTTCTGTTGGTCAGCAATGATTTCCCTCCTGAGGTCCAGCGTCATGGTGCTAGGATGCTTCAG CATCTTCTAAAATTCAGGCGTGAGGAATTGAGCAGTTTTGATTGCAGTAGTTTGATCCATCAAGATGACACTGATAGTACTAACATGTCAAATAAATTCGATGATATAATTCACCCAAGAATgcgg TGCAACAATGGTGCAGTACCTTGCCATCAAGTTAAGGGCTGTCTACTTCTTGCAgaatataatattttatgtgaagCATTTGATGTTGTAACATCTTGTTTAAG GTCTGAACAGTATAAGGGGGTACTTCACTATCTTCTTAAGCCCCTCAACAAAATATGGGTCCAATCAGAGTGGAGAAGTACATTTCTGCACTCTGCATTTGGCCTAACCTGTCTATTCTCTGATCATTTCTTGGAGATGGTTTATAAAGTTGTGAAGTTCTGCGAAAATGATCTCCGACAAAGCACATTGGAGTCTATTGAGATGCAATTCTGCGATCTTCATTCTCTTTTAAGATTGATGCTTCCCTTTCTATTGCAG TTTCTCCAATGCATACATTCTCTTTGGAGAGGACAAATCTCTGGCAGTCTTCCTGATCAACTTGAAAGTGCTAAAAGCAAGATGAGTGATGAAGATGTCCAACAAAACAAGACAAGAAAATTGTTGGAGGAAATCCGACTGAGTGG GTACAACATCATTGGTCTATCTTTATCTATTCAAGGGGCATTTTCTGATCTATTGGATATTTCATCTTTCAGTGATGCTATCTTTGAAGATTTAGGGTCAATGGAGTTTAGGCATTTAAGCAAACTTATCAATCTTGTTTTCGTTCCTTTGGTAACATATTGTCCTTCCAAATTCTGGAAGAAGTGGATGTTGAACCTACTACGACCCTTACTTGATCACTGTGAGAATTTACTTTACTATGCGTGGTTCAGCCTTATGCACCATGGCCGAGCTAAAGTTCCTTATTACTTCGGGAAACTCTCTGGGCCAACAGAAAACATTGAGAAGTTTGAAGATACTCAACTTCTTGAGTTCACCCGTGAAGTGTCTCATTTGCTGGGAGTTTTATCGTCTCCAGAATCAAACAATGGGCTTTTACATTATCTTTTAACCCATGATTGTCTTGGGAGTTCAAGGATGAGCTTGTTTGGGTATTGGGTGGATGATGAAGCAACTACAAGTGCTATTTCCTTTTGCCTTGCTATGGTCCGACTTGCAGGCAGTACCGACAATGAGAGGTGCAAGCTGTTTGTTGCAGATGAATTGCTTCCATCTATAATTCGGCGCTTAGATGATCAACTACCATGTGCAATGAGAAACCTAATTTTCAAGTTCAACTCCAGTACAAATGATACTGTTGATAAGGATCTTATTGTTCTCTGTGAAGAAATATACATCTATATTTCCAGCAATTTGTACCCACAAAGCCAG GACCTGATGGGGGGAGAGAAAGGCAATGCTTATGTTGAAAATAACTTTACATGTTGGTTGGCAAAGCAAAAGGAAGATCTCCGTGCAAAGGCATTCTGTTCTGCTCCAATGGAGTTTAATGGGGAGTGGAACTGGGAG TTTGAAGATGAATTCCAAAGGTATCTTCCAGTTTATTTTAACATGTTGCAAGAAGTTGATGCCATGGACGACAGTGCAGAG GGTGATTGTTCGGGCATGAATGCTCTCCTTCAGAAATTGAATCCTCAATTCCGATCCAAGTATGCCATTTACAGCAGTGAGCACCCTTATTTGAGGGAGATCTCACGTATGCAGAAG CGGAAATTTTGTTCAATGAATCAAGTCAGACATTACAAAAAAATGTACGATCTTCTTGGCAAACTCATCACTCTCAAACCATATATCAAG GGTTCTGACCGTTCTTATAGTGTAATTGAACGTCTTGAAGAAAACTTGGAGATACAATCCACTTTTGATGCTTATGAAGTGGATCAGTCGGTTGGT GTCCTACTTTGTCATGTGCTGTATTTCTGGGAGCCTCGATTTCATCCTCTGATACGAGAA GAACACAAGGACTTGCTTTTGCAGATAGTTGGTCAATTGACCAAtgcaaaagaaaacaagcagTTTCAg CCACTGACACCAGACCCTGGAGACTTTGCGCCACATTTGAAGCCTTATGCACGTTTCTACATTCAGACTAAGCTGAAGATGTCCATG TATGCTAGGGCTGCAATGCAAATCCATTTGCACGAGGATTATGACAACTATCTAGCTTCTGGTCAACTGGATAGCTATATCTACTCGCATGTCTCAGAG GATTTTTCTGATGAAGATGTTGAAAATAATGCAGTGCCACAGAAATTCTCAGTTTTGGACCATGATCTTATCCATTTATCTCTCAAG CGAAGAGCTCAGATTGTGGATATGCATAATCAAGTATGCACATACTCGAAGTGTCTAAGAGACCTCCTTGAAAATGAGTCG CTTAAAGATCGTCTGATGAGTTTGATGAGTGAGCTCAATGCTGAAGGTTTTTTTGACATCGACAGTAACTCTGTCAATTGG GACAATGAGTGTTTCTCAAAGCTTgtagaaaaattcaaaaatgaaGTTTTCACAGGACATTCCCTTCCCAGGCGTTACACTATTCAAGGAATTATT GATTATTGGGCAATCTTACAAGAGAAGGATAACACTTGGCAAACCTTTGAAAAG GTTGTTACTGGAACTTCCACTAAATTGATTGCACATCTTCCACAG tTTTGGAGGGATACACGATATTATAAACATGAGTACTATGACATCGTCAGGGAACCCTTAAAAAAG ATCTTTGTGTAG